In Microbacterium pumilum, the following proteins share a genomic window:
- a CDS encoding trimeric intracellular cation channel family protein, with amino-acid sequence MDEKLFVIPLWADLIAVGLGGVQGALFASGFRGQRRLDLLGVTIIGIVMGMGGGLIRDLLLNVTPVTLQSNWYLITATGAALVGMLLAGLFRRLNAVIVGLDALVIGLFGAFGTSKALVLGLPLIPAVFVGVCSAVGGGILRDVIMGLPVAIMHVGSLYAVAAGVGCLVVATMDAFGADLVVAASVGVAVTTAIRLLAVMFDISLPEQRALHLRKVAVETSAIPIVKQ; translated from the coding sequence GTGGATGAGAAGCTCTTCGTTATCCCGCTGTGGGCGGACCTCATCGCGGTCGGCCTCGGCGGTGTGCAGGGAGCCCTGTTCGCATCCGGATTCCGTGGTCAGCGCCGACTCGACCTGCTCGGAGTCACGATCATCGGAATCGTCATGGGCATGGGCGGCGGCCTCATCCGCGATCTGCTGCTGAATGTGACCCCTGTCACCCTGCAGAGCAACTGGTACCTGATCACCGCGACCGGAGCCGCATTGGTCGGGATGCTGCTCGCCGGCCTCTTCCGACGTCTCAATGCCGTGATCGTCGGCCTCGACGCCCTCGTGATAGGACTCTTCGGCGCGTTCGGCACCAGCAAGGCCCTGGTGCTCGGACTGCCACTCATCCCCGCGGTGTTCGTGGGGGTCTGTTCCGCTGTGGGCGGCGGCATCCTGCGCGACGTGATCATGGGACTTCCGGTCGCCATCATGCATGTCGGCTCGCTCTACGCCGTCGCCGCCGGTGTCGGGTGCCTGGTCGTCGCGACGATGGACGCGTTCGGCGCCGATCTGGTCGTCGCCGCCTCCGTCGGCGTCGCCGTCACCACCGCCATCCGGCTGCTCGCCGTGATGTTCGACATCTCGCTGCCAGAGCAGCGCGCACTCCATCTGCGCAAGGTCGCGGTCGAGACCTCTGCGATCCCGATCGTCAAGCAGTGA
- a CDS encoding HIT domain-containing protein, whose protein sequence is MSEPSIFTRILKGEIPSEIIAETENAFVIRDIAPKAPVHLLVIPKTEDYRNVVELAAGDPDLLVELVGLANSAASEHSDGDFRLIFNTGERAGQTVFHVHAHVLAGGLEEKSLGA, encoded by the coding sequence ATGAGCGAACCGTCGATCTTCACGAGAATCCTGAAGGGAGAGATCCCCTCCGAGATCATCGCCGAGACCGAGAACGCGTTCGTCATCCGCGACATCGCACCCAAGGCCCCGGTGCATCTCCTCGTGATCCCGAAGACCGAGGACTACCGCAACGTCGTCGAGCTGGCCGCCGGCGACCCCGATCTTCTCGTCGAGCTCGTCGGACTGGCGAACAGCGCCGCCTCCGAGCATTCCGACGGTGACTTCCGTCTCATCTTCAACACCGGCGAGAGGGCGGGGCAGACGGTGTTCCATGTTCACGCCCATGTCCTGGCCGGTGGGCTCGAAGAGAAGAGTCTCGGTGCCTGA
- the leuA gene encoding 2-isopropylmalate synthase — translation MKNNQKPSSMPVHRYRPYHEQLTVHLPDRTWPDARITAPPRWCAVDLRDGNQALIDPMSPERKRVMFDLLVSLGYKEIEVGFPSASQTDFDFVRQLIEDDLIPDDVTIQVLTQAREHLIERTYESIAGAKQAIVHLYNSTSVLQRDVVFRTDKQGIIDIAVDGARLCRSFEHRIPETKVYYEYSPESYTGTELEFALDVCNQVLEVFEPTPDRKVIINLPATVEMATPNVYADSIEWMSRNLAHRENVILSLHPHNDRGTAIAAAELGYMAGADRIEGCLFGNGERTGNVDLVALGINLLTQGIDPQIDFSDIDQVKRTVEYCNQLPVPERSPWAGDLVFTAFSGSHQDAIKKGFEAMEARAVSDGVTLDDLEWAVPYLPIDPKDLGRSYEAVIRVNSQSGKGGVAYLLKTDHALDLPRRLQIEFSGVVQAKTDADGGEVTSDQIWSIFTDEYLPSTVADERWGRFELVATRTQSDMSGDVSLEVTLRDGDDRVDASGHGNGPVAAFLEVVRAQGFDVVLYDYVEHALSAGGDAQAAAYVELQVDGERLWGVGIDGDISTASLKAIVSGVNRAIRTREREGVLTSA, via the coding sequence ATGAAGAACAACCAGAAGCCCTCGAGCATGCCGGTCCACCGGTACCGCCCGTACCACGAGCAGCTCACCGTCCATCTGCCGGACCGCACCTGGCCGGATGCCCGCATCACCGCACCGCCGCGCTGGTGCGCGGTCGACCTGCGCGACGGCAACCAGGCGCTCATCGATCCGATGAGCCCCGAGCGCAAGCGCGTCATGTTCGACCTGCTGGTCAGCCTGGGCTACAAGGAGATCGAGGTCGGCTTCCCCTCGGCGAGCCAGACGGACTTCGACTTCGTCCGCCAGCTCATCGAAGACGACCTCATCCCCGACGACGTGACCATCCAGGTGCTGACCCAGGCGCGCGAGCACCTCATCGAGCGCACGTACGAATCGATCGCCGGTGCGAAGCAGGCCATCGTGCACCTCTACAACTCGACGAGCGTGCTGCAGCGCGACGTCGTCTTCCGCACCGACAAGCAGGGCATCATCGACATCGCCGTCGACGGCGCGCGCCTGTGCCGCAGCTTCGAGCACCGCATCCCCGAGACCAAGGTCTACTACGAGTACTCGCCCGAGAGCTACACGGGCACCGAGCTCGAGTTCGCTCTCGACGTCTGCAACCAGGTGCTCGAGGTGTTCGAACCGACACCCGACCGCAAGGTCATCATCAACCTGCCAGCGACCGTCGAGATGGCGACGCCGAACGTGTACGCGGACTCGATCGAGTGGATGAGCCGGAACCTGGCGCACCGCGAGAACGTGATCCTCTCGCTGCACCCGCACAACGACCGCGGCACGGCGATCGCCGCAGCCGAGCTGGGCTACATGGCGGGTGCGGACCGCATCGAGGGTTGCCTGTTCGGCAACGGCGAGCGCACCGGCAACGTCGACCTCGTCGCGCTGGGCATCAACCTGCTGACGCAGGGGATCGACCCGCAGATCGATTTCAGCGACATCGACCAGGTCAAGCGCACCGTCGAGTACTGCAACCAGCTGCCGGTGCCGGAGCGCAGCCCGTGGGCGGGCGACCTGGTCTTCACCGCGTTCAGCGGGTCGCACCAGGACGCCATCAAGAAGGGCTTCGAGGCCATGGAGGCCCGCGCCGTCTCGGACGGCGTGACGCTGGACGACCTCGAATGGGCCGTGCCGTACCTGCCGATCGACCCGAAGGACCTCGGTCGCTCGTACGAGGCCGTCATCCGGGTGAACTCGCAGTCCGGCAAGGGCGGTGTGGCCTATCTGCTCAAGACCGACCATGCTCTCGACCTGCCGCGGAGGCTCCAGATCGAGTTCTCGGGGGTCGTTCAGGCGAAGACGGATGCCGACGGCGGCGAGGTGACGAGCGACCAGATCTGGTCCATCTTCACCGACGAGTACCTGCCGTCGACCGTCGCGGATGAGCGGTGGGGTCGATTCGAACTCGTCGCCACCCGTACGCAGAGCGACATGTCGGGCGATGTGTCACTCGAGGTCACGCTGCGCGACGGCGACGATCGGGTCGACGCATCCGGTCACGGCAACGGCCCGGTGGCCGCATTCCTCGAGGTCGTCCGCGCACAGGGGTTCGACGTCGTCCTGTACGACTACGTCGAGCACGCCCTGAGCGCCGGCGGCGACGCGCAGGCGGCCGCGTACGTCGAGCTGCAGGTCGATGGCGAGCGCCTGTGGGGCGTCGGCATCGACGGTGACATCTCCACCGCGTCGCTCAAGGCGATCGTGTCGGGCGTCAATCGGGCGATCCGCACGCGCGAGCGCGAGGGTGTGCTGACCAGCGCCTAA
- a CDS encoding PhoH family protein, with amino-acid sequence MSWPVGSKRRVSVPDDSPTVDRVYADGVAMVQLLGPQDRLLRVVEREHPTVDVLVRGNEITLTGSAEAVAAARALVDELLAMTKAGHDLAPADVSSSNKILRVDGGQRPSEVLGEAILSTRGRIIRPKTLGQKAYVDAIEENTIVFGIGPAGTGKTYLAMAKAVQALQRKDVSRIILTRPAVEAGERLGFLPGTLNDKIDPYLRPLYDALNEMMDPEIVPKLMASGTIEVAPLAYMRGRTLNDSFVVLDEAQNTTPEQMKMFLTRLGFGTRMVVTGDITQIDLPLGASGLRLVTRVLNEIDDIHFAYLTSDDVVRHSLVGRIVDAYTEYDERRLAGRRERDEASEFANRADRRSGVRPAGPRDHLPKRGRS; translated from the coding sequence ATGTCCTGGCCGGTGGGCTCGAAGAGAAGAGTCTCGGTGCCTGACGATTCACCCACGGTCGACCGCGTCTACGCGGACGGCGTCGCCATGGTCCAGCTTCTCGGCCCGCAGGACAGACTGCTGCGAGTGGTCGAGCGAGAGCATCCGACCGTCGACGTGCTCGTGCGCGGCAACGAGATCACCCTCACCGGCTCGGCCGAGGCCGTCGCAGCCGCGCGCGCGCTGGTGGACGAGCTGCTCGCGATGACCAAGGCCGGCCACGACCTCGCGCCCGCCGACGTCTCGTCGTCCAACAAGATCCTGCGTGTCGACGGCGGCCAGCGACCCTCCGAGGTGCTGGGCGAGGCGATCCTCTCGACGCGCGGGCGCATCATCCGCCCCAAGACCCTCGGGCAGAAGGCCTACGTCGACGCGATCGAAGAGAACACGATCGTGTTCGGCATTGGGCCCGCCGGCACGGGCAAGACCTACCTGGCGATGGCCAAGGCGGTGCAGGCGCTGCAGCGCAAGGACGTCAGCCGGATCATCCTCACGCGGCCCGCGGTCGAAGCAGGGGAGCGGCTCGGATTCCTCCCCGGAACGCTGAACGACAAGATCGACCCCTACCTGCGGCCGCTCTACGACGCGCTCAACGAGATGATGGACCCCGAGATCGTGCCGAAGCTCATGGCGAGCGGCACGATCGAGGTCGCCCCGCTGGCCTATATGCGCGGACGCACGCTGAACGACTCGTTCGTCGTGCTGGATGAGGCGCAGAACACGACGCCCGAGCAGATGAAGATGTTCCTCACGCGTCTGGGCTTCGGCACTCGGATGGTGGTCACCGGCGACATCACGCAGATCGACCTGCCGCTGGGCGCCTCGGGGCTTCGGCTGGTGACCCGAGTGCTCAACGAGATCGACGACATCCATTTCGCCTACCTGACGAGCGACGACGTCGTGCGGCACAGCCTGGTCGGCCGGATCGTGGATGCGTACACCGAGTACGACGAGCGACGTCTCGCCGGGCGTCGCGAGCGGGATGAGGCATCCGAGTTCGCGAATCGCGCCGATCGCCGCTCCGGGGTGCGCCCCGCCGGGCCGCGGGACCATCTGCCCAAGCGAGGCCGCTCATGA
- the ybeY gene encoding rRNA maturation RNase YbeY, which yields MTIEINNESGIPVDETVLLRLMEHDLAELHVSPDADVAIMLVDEGAMEALHVQWMDEPGPTDVLSFPMDELRPGTEDMPTPAGLLGDIVLCPQVAETQAVAAKHSTMDELVMLTTHGLLHLLGFDHAEPEEEREMFGIQKDLIVGFQAAERRRGRT from the coding sequence ATGACCATCGAGATCAACAACGAATCCGGCATTCCGGTCGATGAGACCGTGCTGCTGCGACTCATGGAGCACGATCTGGCCGAACTGCACGTGAGTCCCGATGCGGATGTCGCCATCATGCTCGTCGATGAGGGCGCGATGGAGGCGCTCCACGTCCAGTGGATGGACGAGCCGGGCCCGACGGACGTGCTGAGCTTCCCGATGGATGAGCTCCGCCCCGGCACCGAGGACATGCCGACCCCCGCCGGACTGCTGGGCGACATCGTGCTGTGCCCGCAGGTCGCCGAGACCCAGGCCGTCGCGGCGAAGCACTCCACGATGGACGAACTCGTGATGCTGACGACGCACGGCCTGCTCCACCTCCTCGGCTTCGATCACGCCGAGCCCGAGGAGGAGCGCGAGATGTTCGGGATCCAGAAGGACCTCATCGTGGGCTTCCAGGCCGCCGAACGTCGCCGCGGCCGCACATGA
- the recO gene encoding DNA repair protein RecO yields the protein MPTYRDEVVVLRTHKLGEADRIVTMLSRRHGKVRAVAKGVRRTSSRFGARLEPFMVADVLLYQGRSLDIVQQAESLGSYGADIAVHYDRYTSAHAMVEAADRLNEAEATVEQYLLLVGGLRALAAGDHASRSILDSYLLRAMSLSGWAPGLTECARCGAPGPHDSFVAQLGGMVCRDCAPAGSARVDPSTARLLQSLLSGDWADVDAASAGSSGAASGLVAAYAQWHLERGIRSLEHVSFSAPGTHG from the coding sequence GTGCCCACCTACCGCGACGAGGTCGTGGTCCTCCGCACCCACAAGCTGGGCGAGGCGGATCGGATCGTGACGATGCTGAGCCGCCGTCACGGCAAGGTCCGGGCGGTGGCCAAGGGCGTTCGTCGCACGTCGTCGCGGTTCGGCGCGCGGCTCGAGCCGTTCATGGTGGCCGACGTGCTGCTGTACCAGGGCCGATCGCTCGACATCGTCCAGCAGGCCGAGTCGCTGGGCTCGTATGGCGCCGACATCGCGGTGCACTACGACCGCTACACCTCGGCGCACGCCATGGTGGAGGCGGCGGACCGGCTGAATGAGGCCGAGGCGACAGTCGAGCAGTACCTGCTGCTGGTCGGCGGGCTGCGAGCCCTCGCCGCCGGCGATCACGCATCGCGCAGCATCCTCGACTCCTACCTGCTGCGCGCGATGTCGCTCTCGGGATGGGCGCCCGGCCTGACCGAATGCGCCCGCTGCGGTGCACCCGGACCGCACGACTCGTTCGTCGCGCAGCTCGGCGGGATGGTGTGCCGCGATTGCGCGCCCGCCGGATCCGCCCGAGTCGATCCGTCGACCGCGAGGCTGCTGCAGTCCCTGCTCTCGGGCGACTGGGCGGACGTGGATGCCGCATCCGCCGGATCGTCCGGCGCGGCGTCGGGGCTCGTCGCGGCGTACGCGCAGTGGCACCTCGAGCGCGGCATCCGCTCGCTCGAGCACGTCTCCTTCAGCGCTCCGGGAACGCACGGATGA
- the era gene encoding GTPase Era: protein MTATVPEPEEGSLGAPVVRQADQPVDGFAERVEGRSGFVTFVGRPNVGKSTLTNALVGEKVAITSDKPQTTRRAIRGILNRPGGQLVIVDTPGLHKPRTLLGQRLNDLVEQVLGDVDVIGFCVPAIEKVGPGDKRIAESLDGYRRAKKVAIVTKTDVASREQITDRLMEVDSLREDWAAVIPLSALTEDRLDVLTDELLALLPVGPALYPDGVVTDESDEDRIAEMIREAALEGVRDELPHSIAVVVQEIRAREDSDLTDVFADIVVERDSQKAIIIGRKGSRLRDVGARARAGIEPLIGSRVYLSLHVRVAKEWQRDPKQLGRMGF from the coding sequence ATGACCGCGACGGTCCCTGAGCCCGAGGAGGGGTCCCTCGGGGCTCCCGTGGTTCGACAAGCTGACCAACCGGTCGACGGCTTCGCTGAGCGTGTCGAAGGGCGATCCGGTTTCGTGACATTCGTCGGCCGGCCGAATGTCGGCAAGTCGACGCTCACGAACGCTCTGGTGGGCGAGAAGGTCGCCATCACGAGCGACAAGCCGCAGACCACGCGACGCGCCATCCGCGGCATCCTGAACCGTCCTGGCGGACAGCTCGTCATCGTCGACACGCCCGGGCTGCACAAGCCTCGGACGCTGCTCGGCCAGCGGCTGAACGACCTCGTCGAACAGGTTCTCGGCGACGTGGACGTGATCGGCTTCTGCGTGCCGGCGATCGAGAAGGTCGGACCGGGCGACAAACGCATTGCCGAATCCCTCGACGGGTACCGTCGCGCCAAGAAGGTGGCGATCGTGACCAAGACGGATGTCGCCAGTCGCGAGCAGATCACCGACCGCCTGATGGAGGTCGACAGTCTTCGCGAGGACTGGGCTGCCGTCATCCCCCTCTCGGCGCTCACCGAAGATCGGCTCGATGTGCTCACGGACGAGCTGCTGGCGCTCCTGCCGGTCGGCCCCGCCCTGTATCCCGACGGCGTGGTGACCGACGAGTCCGACGAGGACCGCATCGCCGAGATGATCCGCGAGGCTGCGCTGGAGGGCGTCCGCGATGAGCTGCCGCACTCGATCGCGGTGGTCGTCCAGGAGATCCGAGCCCGAGAGGACTCCGACCTGACCGACGTCTTCGCCGACATCGTGGTGGAGCGAGACAGCCAGAAGGCGATCATCATCGGTCGCAAGGGATCCCGACTGCGAGACGTCGGCGCGAGGGCGCGTGCCGGCATCGAACCGCTCATCGGCTCGCGGGTCTACTTATCGCTCCACGTTCGTGTGGCGAAGGAGTGGCAGCGCGACCCGAAGCAGCTCGGGCGAATGGGCTTCTGA
- a CDS encoding glutamate decarboxylase has protein sequence MTITNEPAHRAEPAHAFTGIGDQNQLNPLFARAGEATDFPLNQLPPSESLPETAYQVVHDEAMLDGNSRLNLATFVGTWMDPHADRLYSETADKNMVDKDEYPQTAAIETRCWKMIATLWNSPDTENSIGTSTIGSSEACMLGGLALKRRWQLARRAAGTSTEKPNLILSSAVQVCWEKFCNYWDVEPRYVPITDEHKCLDGHDLEKYVDENTIGVVAIMGVTYTGVYEPVAEIAKALDKIQADTGLDIPIHVDGASGGMIAPFLQPELEWDFRVERVASISTSAHKYGLVYPGLGWVVWRTVDDLPAELVFDVTYLGGHMPSFALNFSRPGAQVLLQYYLFLRLGWDGYYKVQKASQDVAVYLAGEIAKMPAFDLWNDGTDIPVFAWRLTKDYTDKWNLYHLSERLRLKGWLIPAYPMPDDLTDVVVQRIVVRNGLSRNLAESLVVDIQEAVAYLDALESPMPTEGLISTFTH, from the coding sequence ATGACGATCACGAATGAGCCCGCGCACCGCGCAGAGCCCGCCCACGCCTTCACCGGTATCGGCGATCAGAACCAGCTCAACCCCCTCTTCGCACGGGCAGGTGAGGCAACCGACTTCCCGCTCAACCAGCTCCCGCCGAGCGAGTCCCTCCCCGAGACGGCCTACCAGGTCGTCCACGACGAGGCGATGCTCGACGGCAACTCGAGGCTCAACCTCGCCACCTTCGTCGGCACGTGGATGGATCCCCACGCCGATCGGCTGTACTCCGAGACCGCCGACAAGAACATGGTCGACAAGGACGAGTACCCGCAGACCGCGGCCATCGAGACGCGCTGCTGGAAGATGATCGCGACGCTGTGGAATTCGCCCGACACCGAGAACTCGATCGGCACATCGACGATCGGGTCATCGGAAGCCTGCATGCTGGGCGGTCTTGCCCTCAAGCGCCGCTGGCAGCTCGCGCGACGCGCGGCCGGCACGTCGACCGAGAAGCCGAACCTCATCCTCTCGAGCGCCGTGCAGGTGTGCTGGGAGAAGTTCTGCAACTACTGGGACGTCGAACCGCGCTACGTCCCGATCACGGACGAGCACAAGTGCCTCGACGGTCACGACCTCGAAAAGTACGTCGATGAGAACACCATCGGCGTCGTCGCCATCATGGGCGTGACGTACACGGGTGTCTACGAGCCCGTCGCCGAGATCGCGAAGGCGCTCGACAAGATCCAGGCCGACACCGGACTCGACATCCCGATTCACGTCGATGGCGCATCCGGCGGCATGATCGCACCGTTCCTGCAGCCCGAGCTCGAGTGGGACTTCCGTGTGGAGCGGGTCGCGTCGATCAGCACCTCGGCGCACAAGTACGGCCTCGTCTACCCGGGCCTCGGCTGGGTGGTGTGGCGGACGGTCGACGATCTCCCCGCGGAGCTCGTGTTCGATGTCACCTATCTCGGCGGCCACATGCCGAGCTTCGCCCTGAACTTCTCACGACCGGGCGCCCAGGTGCTCCTGCAGTACTACCTGTTCCTGCGCCTGGGGTGGGACGGATACTACAAGGTGCAGAAGGCATCCCAGGATGTCGCCGTCTATCTCGCCGGCGAGATCGCCAAGATGCCGGCGTTCGACCTGTGGAACGACGGCACGGACATCCCGGTCTTCGCGTGGCGGCTGACGAAGGACTACACCGACAAGTGGAACCTGTATCACTTGTCCGAGCGCCTTCGCCTCAAGGGCTGGCTGATCCCCGCCTACCCGATGCCCGATGACCTCACCGATGTCGTCGTCCAGCGGATCGTGGTGCGGAACGGACTGAGCCGCAACCTCGCGGAGAGCCTCGTGGTCGACATCCAGGAAGCGGTCGCCTACCTCGACGCACTCGAGTCACCGATGCCGACCGAGGGACTGATCTCGACCTTCACTCACTGA
- a CDS encoding 16S rRNA (uracil(1498)-N(3))-methyltransferase, whose product MPLHFVLDEPTAAGAGDVVTLTGAEAHHAATVRRVRVGEDVTIGDGRGAWLTGECQSVAPREVVVRILARSDVPRPRPRIVLVQALAKGDRDELAVQTATELGVDEIVPWQAARSVSRWDEAKAAKGRARWAAIVREAAKQAHRAWLPEVAALQTTADLSHRAAAARVLVLEPTAETALTALSFTTDDDIVLVVGPEGGIAPEELDALTSAGATTVRLGDTVLRTSTAGPAALAIVSAELGRW is encoded by the coding sequence ATGCCGCTCCACTTCGTCCTCGACGAGCCCACAGCTGCGGGTGCCGGGGACGTCGTGACGCTCACCGGCGCAGAGGCGCATCACGCGGCCACGGTACGGCGGGTGCGAGTCGGCGAGGACGTCACGATCGGCGACGGTCGCGGAGCGTGGCTGACGGGGGAGTGCCAGTCGGTGGCGCCTCGCGAGGTCGTGGTGCGGATCCTCGCCCGCTCCGACGTGCCGCGGCCCAGACCGCGAATCGTGCTGGTGCAGGCCCTCGCCAAGGGCGACCGGGACGAACTCGCGGTGCAGACGGCGACCGAGCTCGGCGTCGACGAGATCGTGCCGTGGCAGGCGGCGCGGAGCGTGTCGCGATGGGATGAGGCCAAGGCGGCCAAGGGTCGCGCACGTTGGGCGGCGATCGTCCGCGAGGCCGCCAAGCAGGCGCACCGCGCCTGGCTCCCCGAGGTCGCCGCGCTGCAGACCACCGCCGACCTTTCGCACCGTGCCGCGGCCGCCCGTGTGCTGGTCTTGGAGCCGACCGCCGAGACCGCCCTCACCGCGCTGTCGTTCACGACGGATGACGACATCGTCCTCGTCGTCGGACCGGAGGGCGGCATCGCACCCGAGGAGCTCGACGCGCTGACGTCGGCCGGAGCGACGACGGTACGACTCGGCGACACCGTGCTTCGCACATCGACCGCCGGACCGGCCGCCCTCGCGATCGTGAGCGCCGAGCTCGGGCGCTGGTAG
- a CDS encoding NADP-dependent oxidoreductase yields the protein MARRWTASAPGGPDTWEFAEYDVPAPQTGEITILVRAAGVNPADYKHVARPGATFPIPIGYEVSGVVTGIGPGTRIGSGTVEVGDEVIAFRVQGGYATELTVAADKVFAKPESLSFEAAANLLLAGATASEMLHVTGVVTGENIVVHGASGAVGVSVLQQARLLGARVVGTASPSSFERVKRYGGIPVAYGPGLVDRVRDAAAGPIVAALDTVGTDEAVDASLELVADRSRIVTIAAQRRAAQDGILAIGGAMPASAAYRNGIRAHLIDLAGAGALEVPIARTFPLADAPAALRFLAEGHPGGKIALLP from the coding sequence GTGGCCAGGCGATGGACAGCATCCGCCCCAGGCGGTCCCGACACGTGGGAGTTCGCCGAGTACGACGTGCCCGCTCCGCAAACGGGCGAAATCACGATCCTGGTGCGGGCGGCGGGAGTCAATCCGGCCGACTACAAGCACGTCGCGCGGCCGGGTGCGACGTTCCCGATTCCGATCGGCTACGAGGTGTCGGGAGTGGTCACGGGGATCGGGCCCGGCACCCGGATCGGATCGGGCACGGTCGAGGTCGGCGACGAGGTGATCGCCTTCCGCGTGCAGGGCGGGTACGCCACCGAGCTCACCGTCGCCGCCGACAAGGTCTTCGCCAAGCCGGAATCGCTCTCTTTCGAGGCGGCCGCGAACCTGCTGCTGGCAGGTGCGACCGCGTCCGAGATGCTTCATGTGACCGGCGTGGTCACCGGCGAGAACATCGTGGTACACGGTGCGTCCGGCGCCGTGGGCGTCAGCGTGCTGCAGCAGGCGCGGCTGCTGGGTGCGCGTGTCGTCGGCACCGCGAGCCCGTCGAGCTTCGAGCGCGTGAAGCGGTACGGCGGCATCCCAGTGGCATACGGTCCGGGGCTCGTCGACCGCGTGCGGGATGCCGCCGCCGGCCCGATCGTCGCAGCTCTCGACACCGTCGGCACCGACGAGGCGGTCGACGCCTCACTCGAGCTCGTGGCCGATCGCTCGAGGATCGTGACGATCGCGGCGCAGCGCCGTGCGGCGCAGGACGGGATCCTGGCGATCGGCGGGGCCATGCCGGCGAGCGCCGCCTACCGCAACGGGATCCGGGCGCACCTCATCGACCTCGCAGGTGCCGGTGCACTCGAGGTGCCGATCGCGCGCACGTTCCCGCTCGCCGATGCGCCCGCGGCACTGCGGTTCCTCGCAGAAGGGCATCCGGGCGGCAAGATCGCCCTCCTGCCCTGA
- a CDS encoding hemolysin family protein, which translates to MTAALLLVAAALLLAFGFLMVAIDAALGVTSRADLAELGAGGRNAPYLRNIAADPDAHANAVVFIRVLAETTAAVLVTVAFTLLFDSIWWAMLAAAVLMTGVSYVVVGASPRNVGRLHATGLLRASAPVIRGVRIILGPLAHGLVVIGMRITPGASRGSSFASEQQLLSIIDEAAENELIEQDDRELIHSVFDFTDTYVRAVMVPRTDMVTVDASASTREAMAIFLDKGVSRVPIVDDDADDVVGVLYLKDLVQFGFRDESGWRDAPITRITRPAVFVPESMKAETLLQQMKRDAVHVCLVIDEYGGVSGLVTLEDLIEELVGEIADEYDPRADEVTELEPGRFRVSARLGLDEVGDLFGIELEDEDVDSIGGLLGKVLGRVPQPGATAEYGGLIMTGGASRGRGRGISSVFVERGEALDAEPASGRAPRTEEIRTLTPRSGEVRVSKKKERS; encoded by the coding sequence ATGACAGCGGCCCTCCTCCTCGTCGCTGCGGCGCTGCTCCTCGCCTTCGGTTTCCTCATGGTCGCGATCGACGCAGCGCTGGGCGTCACATCGCGTGCCGACCTCGCCGAACTCGGCGCAGGGGGACGCAACGCTCCCTATCTGCGCAACATCGCCGCCGATCCCGACGCGCACGCCAACGCTGTCGTGTTCATCCGCGTGCTCGCGGAGACCACAGCGGCGGTGCTCGTCACGGTGGCCTTCACGCTGCTGTTCGACAGCATCTGGTGGGCGATGCTCGCGGCAGCCGTGCTCATGACCGGCGTCTCGTACGTCGTGGTGGGCGCGAGCCCCCGGAATGTCGGAAGGCTTCACGCCACCGGCCTGCTCCGAGCGTCGGCACCCGTCATCCGCGGCGTGCGCATCATCCTCGGTCCGCTCGCGCACGGACTCGTGGTGATCGGCATGAGGATCACGCCGGGAGCATCCCGCGGGTCGTCGTTCGCGTCCGAGCAGCAGCTGCTCAGCATCATCGACGAGGCCGCCGAGAACGAGCTCATCGAGCAGGACGATCGGGAGCTCATCCACTCGGTGTTCGACTTCACCGACACGTACGTGCGAGCGGTGATGGTGCCGCGCACCGACATGGTCACGGTGGATGCGTCGGCGTCCACGCGCGAAGCCATGGCGATCTTCCTCGACAAGGGCGTGTCGCGTGTGCCGATCGTCGATGACGACGCGGACGACGTCGTCGGCGTGCTGTACCTCAAGGATCTCGTGCAGTTCGGCTTCCGCGACGAGTCCGGCTGGCGGGATGCACCCATCACCCGGATCACACGACCGGCCGTGTTCGTGCCTGAGTCCATGAAGGCCGAGACGCTCCTGCAGCAGATGAAGCGCGACGCCGTCCACGTCTGCCTCGTGATCGACGAGTACGGCGGCGTGTCTGGGCTCGTGACCCTCGAGGACCTCATCGAGGAGCTGGTCGGCGAGATCGCCGACGAGTACGACCCGCGGGCCGACGAGGTGACCGAGCTCGAACCCGGTCGGTTCCGGGTGAGCGCGCGCCTCGGGCTCGATGAGGTCGGCGACCTGTTCGGCATCGAACTCGAGGACGAGGACGTCGACTCGATCGGCGGACTGCTCGGCAAGGTGCTCGGGCGCGTCCCGCAGCCCGGTGCGACGGCGGAGTACGGTGGCCTCATCATGACCGGCGGCGCCTCACGCGGTCGCGGTCGCGGGATCTCGTCGGTCTTCGTGGAGCGAGGCGAGGCGCTGGACGCCGAGCCCGCCTCGGGACGAGCACCGCGCACCGAAGAGATCCGCACCCTGACGCCGCGAAGCGGCGAGGTGCGCGTCTCCAAGAAGAAGGAGCGATCATGA